The window GCCGGCGAAAGGTGCCCAGTAGTCCCAAGCACCCTTCAGTAGGAAGGCTGCATAGAGGATGCAGATCGCGCCTGCGATCAATGCAAGCACCCGTCGTACGGACGGTGAAAACAGATTGATCACCGCATCCACGCCCAGTTGTGCTGTCACTTTGACCGTGTAGCTAACACCAAAAAGAACAAGCCACGCAAAAAGGAAGGTGACTGATTCAAGCCCCCAGATCAGGCCAGTGTTAAAACCATAGCGCAACACAACATTGATAAAGGTAATGATCGTCATCAGGCCCAGAAGGACAGCAATCGCGGTCTCTTCGATTTCGTTAACGATGCGGCCTATTGCCGTCTTTGCCACGTAAGCATGTGCCATGAAACACTCCTGCTGATGGGGGGATAGCACGCGATGCGTGCAAAACTTCACCCCGCCCGTCATGTGCAGGCGGGGTGTGTTAGACCCTTAGGTCTTAGTGCTTGGCGTTGATCGCCTGAGCTGCGTCGATGTTCTCTTGGCCAACGTCGGCCTTGAACTCTTCCCAGACAGGTTTCATTGCAGAAACCCATGCCTCACGGCCTGCTGCGTCCAGTTCACGTACGACGCCGCCTGCTTCAAGGATCGCGGCCTTGGCGGCTGCGTTCACATTGGTGGATTCAGCGTTACGTGCTGCAGTCACTTCGTCCACGATGGTGGACAGCTGCGTGCGCACGTCTTCTGGCAGACCCTCGAACCAGTCTGTCGATGTCACCAGCATGTAGTCGATGATACCGTGGTTGGTTTCGGTGATACCGTCCTGCACTTCAAAGAACTTCTGGCCGTAGATGTTGGACCATGTGTTCTCTTGCCCGTCGACAACGCCGGTTTGCAGCGCGCCATATACTTCGGAGAATGCCATTGGCTGTGGGGATGCACCCATCGCCGCCATCTGTGCTTTGAGAACGTCAGAGTTCTGCACGCGGAACTTCAGGCCGTCTGCATCTGTCGGCAGGTTCAGCGGCTTGTTGGCCGACATCTGCTTCATGC is drawn from Sulfitobacter sp. S223 and contains these coding sequences:
- a CDS encoding TRAP transporter small permease, whose product is MAHAYVAKTAIGRIVNEIEETAIAVLLGLMTIITFINVVLRYGFNTGLIWGLESVTFLFAWLVLFGVSYTVKVTAQLGVDAVINLFSPSVRRVLALIAGAICILYAAFLLKGAWDYWAPFAGLDATTGRWFPTGFANTRDQAWYEVIDIPFPEWLRWIEPIMNEGEAYEKLPRFIPYAMLPFGMALLLFRFIQAFFRVWRGDATSLIVSHEAEDDIKDVQHMNAGN
- a CDS encoding DctP family TRAP transporter solute-binding subunit produces the protein MKFVTAAVMAITLSAGAVSAACDDGEIVIKLSHVTNTDKHPKGIAASLLESRVNEEMNGKACMEVFPQSTLYNDDQVLEALLQGDVQMAAPSLSKFEQFTKVFRIFDLPFMFKNINAVDEFQNSETGQAMKESMTRRGLLGLAFWHNGMKQMSANKPLNLPTDADGLKFRVQNSDVLKAQMAAMGASPQPMAFSEVYGALQTGVVDGQENTWSNIYGQKFFEVQDGITETNHGIIDYMLVTSTDWFEGLPEDVRTQLSTIVDEVTAARNAESTNVNAAAKAAILEAGGVVRELDAAGREAWVSAMKPVWEEFKADVGQENIDAAQAINAKH